Within the Flavobacterium sp. 9R genome, the region CAACACTTGCAAATGTCTTTCTACCGCAATAGGTTTTATCCCTGGAATAATCGGAACAGTAATACCCATTTCTCTGGCTTTGGCTACGAATTCGAAATATTTAGCATTATCAAAAAACATTTGAGTAACGACATAATCCGCTCCTGCATCTACTTTTTCTTTAAGACGTTTCAAATCGGTTTGCAAAGAAGGGGATTCCAAATGCTTCTCAGGATAACCCGCCACACCAATACAAAAATCGGCTTTATTATCAATGTCCATTACCTCGTGCAAATACTTCCCTTGGTTCAATTGATAAATTTGGCTTACTAAATCGGAAGCATATTTATTTCCTCCATTGGTAGGCACAAACGATTGCTCGTCTTTCATCGCATCACCACGCAAAGCCATCACATTATCAATACCTAAGTAATGACAATCCACCAACAAATATTCTGTTTCTTCTTTCGTAAAACCTCCACAAAGTACGTGCGGCACCGTGTCAACATTGTATTTATGTTTGATTGAAGCACAAATACCCAAAGTCCCTGGTCGCATTCTTGTCAACTTCTTTTCTAATAATCCATTCCCTTTATTTACGTAGATAAACTCTTCACGAGAAGTGGTCACATCAATAAATGGGGGCTTGAACTCCATCAACGGGTCGATGTTATCGTATAATTCCTGAATGCTTTTGCCTTTTTGTGGCGGAATAATTTCAAAAGAAAACAAGGTTTCTCCTTTGGCGTTTTCTATATGTTGTGTTACTTTCATTTCCTTTAGTTTGAAGTTTAAGGTTTAAGGTTTAAGGTTCTTTCGAACAACTTTAAACTTTAAACTTTAAACAAATTTTCAACTTTAAACTATTATTAATCAGCTATATTCGGATTCAACCATTTCATTGCTACATCGGTCGAAACATTTCTTCGTTTGGCATAATCAATTACTTGGTCTTCTTTGATTTTACCAAGTCCGAAATACTTGCTTTCTGGATTTCCAAAATAGTAACCAGAAACAGATGAAGCTGGCCACATCGCCATACTTTCCGTCAAAGTCACACCGATTTCTTCTTCAACATTTAATAATTTCCAAATAGTCGGTTTCTCTAAATGGTCTGGACAAGCTGGATATCCTGGTGCTGGACGGATTCCTTTATACGATTCTTCAATCAAGTCCTCTTTACTTAACACTTCATCTGAAGCATAGCCCCAAATTTCTTTACGGACTTTTTCGTGTAAATATTCAGCAAAAGCTTCTGCAAAACGGTCGGCCAAAGCCTTCACCATAATCGAATTATAATCGTCTAATGCGGCTTCAAATTCGGCAGCCCATTCGTCAACTCCAAAACCAGTAGTCACACAAAAGGCTCCCATATAATCCACTTTTCCACTTTCTTTTGGTGTAATAAAATCAGACAAAGCGATGTTTGGCGCTCCTTTGGTTTTCTGAGATTGTTGGCGTAAAGTCAAGAATGTTTGCAATGGATTTCCGTTTTCATCTTTCAATTCGATATCGTCGTCGTTGATTTGATTCGCAGGGAAAATTCCGTAAACGCCTTTTGCAGTTAACTTTTTCTCCTCCAAAATAACTTTCAGCATTGCTTGCGCATCCGCAAAAACCGAGGTGGCTTGTTCACCCACTACTTCATCGGTTAAAATTGCAGGATACTTCCCGAATAATTCCCAAGTTCTGAAAAATGGCGTCCAATCGATATAAGGTACCAAAGTTTCTAAATCGACTTCTACAATTTGTTTGCCAATTACTTTGGGTTGTACTGGAGTAAAATTATCCCAATCCAATTGCAATTTATTTTTTCTGGCTTCCTCGATAGACAAGAAATTTTTATCTCGTGAACGATTCAAGAATGTTTCTCTAAACGCATCGTATTCTGCACGAATATCGCTCGCATAAATTTTTCGGTTATGGTCCAATAAATTACCCGCTACGGTAACCGCTCTCGAAGCATCGTTTACGTGAATCACCGTTTCTCTGTATTGAGGTGCGATTTTCACCGCGGTATGCGCGCGCGAAGTAGTGGCTCCACCAATCATTACAGGAATTTTCATATTGCGTTTGTCCAGCTCTTTGGCCAAATACACCATTTCGTCCAAAGACGGCGTAATCAATCCGCTCAAACCAATAATATCCACTTCGTGCTCAATAGCTGCTGCAATAATTTTTTCTGGAGGCACCATCACACCCAAATCAACTATCTCATAATTATTACAAGCCAATACGACTGAAACAATATTTTTTCCAATATCGTGAACATCTCCTTTTACGGTAGCCATCAGGATTTTTCCGTTCCCAGATTTATCTCCAACTTGCTTTGCCGCTTCAATAAAAGGTAAAAGATAAGCCACAGCTTTTTTCATCACACGTGCCGATTTTACCACTTGTGGCAAAAACATTTTACCCGAACCAAACAAATCTCCCACGACATTCATCCCTGCCATCAAGTTGATTTCGATTACTTCGATTGGTTTTTCGGCAGCCAAGCGTGCTTCTTCTACATCAATTTCTATAAAAGCATCAACTCCTTTTACCAAAGAGTGCGTGATTCTTTCCTGTACGGTTCCATTACGCCATTCTTGTATTACCGCTTCATTTGTTTTAGAACCGTCTCCTTTTACATTCTCAGCAAAATCCAACAAACGCTCTGTAGCATCATCACGTCGGTCCAGAATCACATCTTCAACGTATTCTAATAAATCTTTTGGAATCTCATCGTAAATCGACAACATTTCTGGGTTTACAATTCCCATCGTCATTCCGTTTTGAATCGCGTGGTACAAGAAAACCGAGTGCATCGCCTCTCTCACCACATCATTTCCTCTAAACGAAAACGACACATTACTCACCCCGCCACTAATATGGGCGTGCGGTAAATTTTCGCGAACCCATTTGGTTCCTCTAAAGAAATCCAAGGCATTCAAGCGGTGTTCTTCCATTCCTGTAGCCACAGGAAAAATATTCAAATCGAAGATGATATCTTGTGGAGGAAATCCAATTCCAAACAAAATATCATACGAACGTTGACAAATTTCGATACGTCTTTCGTAATTATCGGCCTGACCTACTTCGTCAAAAGCCATTACAATCACCGCCGCACCATAACGTTTGATTAAGTTCGCGTGATGAATGAATCGCTCCTCGCCTTCTTTCAAAGAAATCGAATTCACGACACATTTCCCTTGCACCACTTTCAATCCCGCCTCAATGATTTCCCATTTCGAGCTGTCAATCATAATCGGCACACGCGAAATATCCGGTTCGGCCGCAATCAGATTCAGGAATTTGGTCATAGCATATTCGCCATCCAACATTCCTTCGTCCATATTGATATCGATAATCTGTGCGCCACCTTCTACTTGTTGGCGCGCAATATCAAGCGCCTCATCGTATTTCTCTTCCTTTATCAATCGAAGAAATTTTCGCGAACCCGTCACATTGGTTCGTTCCCCCACATTCACAAATACGCTTTCCGGCGTGATGATTAAGGGTTCCAATCCTGATAATACTAGGTTTCTTCTTTTCTCTGCCATTTTTTTATTTTGAGTTACTCAGTGGCTAAGTAGCTTAGAAGCTGAGTTTTTTATTCTTATTTCTTTGCTGCAAAGTTTTTAAAACCTTACAATTATATTTCAATTCTATTTTGGGCGTGTCCCAAGGGCCGGGCTATCCGTTCCCGCTTTTTTTCTTGATAAAAAAATCAAGAAAAAAGAGCTCCACTACTATCCCTCACGCGGGCATTGTGCAATACAACACCATTTTTGTTTCAATGAAACGGTTCCGTTTTTATAATTCACAACGGAATGAATTTCGCTCTTACATCCCAACGGATTAAAATCCGTTACTACAAAATGAGTCGTTCCTACGGAACTTTTATGCTGCTAGCGCGAGCGTCCCGCTCGTGCTTATTCTTCTTTCTTAAAAATATTTTTCCTCCCTATATTATGTGCACGAGCGGGACGCTCGCGCTAGCTGGGGAACTTTTATTTTGCTATGAAAAAATCAAAAACAAAACTATCACAATGAAAACAAAAAAATAAATACAACCATTTACATTCGCATCAATTTCTTTTTTTTCTGCTCGCGTTTTCTTTTTTTTATAAAATTCTTTTTCTGGTCTAAAAATTTTATTTAATTCTAACCTTAAATCCCTTACATAACCATTTGGTTTCTCGTCAAAATCAAAATATTCATTTTTAAAATCGTAACAATACTTTTCATAGACATTATTCTTATACGGAAAATAAATATCACAATCTTGTCCATTTAAATCATAACTAAAATAAATTGGTTTTTCAACTTTTGGTAAATCTATTCTTCTGAAATCCTTTTTTAAGGAATAACAGTTTTCAATAAGATACTCCTTAACACCAAAAAACTCTCTTGGCTTAAAAACATCTCTATAATACCAAATCATATGCTTACAATAGCGCCTTAAATCTCCTTGTTGGTAACCAAAACGTCTATTATTTGTATAATCCGAACAGTTACACGTTCCTTTATATAAATTAACATCGTATTCAAAATCACTAGTAAATGAAAAACTTTTTACTTTAGCTGTAAAATCAAAATTGCTTAAAGGTTTAATAATTCTAAATTCTTCTCTAATTGATTTTATATATACATTTTCATTCTTATTTACTAGATATTCTCCTTCTTTAAAAATTTCTAAAAATTCATTTTTATTAATAAAGAAAACATCGTATTCTTTTGCCTTATTAATCCTTTTGGAATCTTTAAAATTTTCATTAACACATACAAAAGTTAATTCTCCAATACGCTCTTTTACTTCTAACCCATTCCCCTTTGCCTTGCTTTTCAATGAATTTAATTCTTCACCTTCAAAACCTAAAAATAATATTGTTGAAACATAATATGTTGTATTGTGATGATATTTCAAATATTGTAACAAAAAATCAGTTCCATATAAATTGATTTCATCATCAGATAATCCTAATTTTTTTATCAAATCAATTTTTATCATACAATTCACTTCTTGTTTAACATAAAAGACTAAATAGAAATCAAACCTTGCAAATCAATTGGCCTTTCTACTTTTTCTATTTTCACAATATTTTCATTTGATAAATCAGTATAATAACCCAAATAAACTGGAAAATAATAGTCCCTATAAAAAAAATCATATATACTATCAATCCATTCATCATCAGTTTTAACAACTGGTATTAATACTTCAATAATATAATGCAATCCTGAATCAACCAAAATTTGCCTAAATGGTTTACGATGCTTTTTCTTTAAATAATCAGCTAATGGTAAAAGCGATTCCGCTCCAAATAACAAATAATGATAATGTTCAAATAAATCATCTTTTGATAACCCAAAATTTATTTCCCCTTTTGTATAAAATTTATTCTCACATAAATCATCTGTTATAAACCATTCTTTTATATCCTCTTCAATTTCTTTAGATTTATTTACTATAAATCTATGAATAGCTTTTTTTTCTAACAATTCTTTTGAAGCCACTTTAAGACCCTCTTTTTCAACACATTGCAACTCCTCATTACTCAAATTAGTCGCGTGAAAGGCAACTATATACTCAAAATTTTTCCTAAATGCTATTCGAAAATCTTCTATATCTTGAAAACTAGATACAAATTTCTCACAATCTTGATTTTCAATTACAAATTTTCCTTCATTCATTTGCTAGCGTAATTCTTTACATCACCGCAGTAGAAACCCTAGGCTTGTATTCCTTGGCGATATCGGCAATTAATTTGATGTGTTCTGGGGTGGTGCCGCAGCAGCCTCCTATGATGTTGATTAAATTATCTTCTAAATAAGAACGGATTTGCGCTTGCATTTCCTCAGGTGTTTCGTCGTATTCTCCAAAGGCATTCGGCAAACCTGCATTAGGATGCGCCGAAATATTGAAAGAAGTGTTATGCGACAAAGTTTGCAAATACGGCTTGAGTAAATCGGCTCCCAAAGCGCAATTGAACCCTACACTCAACAAAGGAATGTGCGAAACCGAAATCAAGAAAGCCTCAACCGTTTGTCCAGAAAGGGTTCTTCCTGAAGCATCGGTGATAGTTCCTGAAACCATTATAGGCACATCGATGTTTCGTTCTTCTTTGACTTCTTCGATGGCAAAAAGTGCGGCTTTGGCATTCAGCGTATCGAAAATAGTTTCTACCAAAAGAATGTCAGAACCTCCATCCAACAAGGCTTCGACTTGTTGTTTGTAAGCGATACGTAAATCATCAAAAGTTACGGCACGGTATCCTGGGTCATTCACATCGGGTGACATACTTGCGGTTCTGTTTGTGGGTCCAATAGAACCCGCTACAAAACGCGGTTGGTCTGGATTTTTGGCGGTGAATTCATCGGCTACTTCTCGGGCTAGTTTAGCGGATTCGTAGTTGAGTTCGTATACTAAATCCTCCAAATGATAATCGGCCATTCCGATGGTGGTTCCTGAGAAGGTGTTGGTTTCTACAATATCGGCTCCTGCCTCAAAATAGGCGGCGTGCACGGCTTTGATGGCCTGTGGTTGCGTGAGGGACAATAAATCATTGTTCCCTTTTAACGGATGCGGAAAATCTTTGAATCGTTCGCCACGAAAATCTTCTTCGGAGAAATTGTAGCGTTGCAACATCGTTCCCATCGCTCCGTCGAGCACGAGAATTCTTTTTTTAATTTCTTCTTGTATTGTTGACATACTTTATTTTAAACCGCTTAGTCGCAAGGGCGCAAAGCTTTATTATTATTTCCAAATATTCACTATTTGAGGCTCTTTAGCCCCGATAGCAGTGTAAATCCTTGTGTGCCGGGGTTCGGCATACAAGATTGTAACGGATAGCGGGAACGTTGATACCAAAAAAGCGGCAATGATGCGCTCATTCAATTATTTAAAAATGTATCGGGAAAGGGGTTTGAAAAAATACGAGACTGTATTTTGTTGTTATCTATCCGCGCTATGCTTGGTAGAATGTAGCACCTTCTTTAAAAAAGTAAAGGGTTGCTAAGGTTTCATCGGGTCTTTTCCCTCCGCCTTTCGTGATAACTTTCAATAAAAATAGGAACGGTGCAAAGTAACGACATAAGGCTAACAATTGCAAGTGTTTTTTTAGAAGTTTAAAAGTTTAAAAAAAGGCTTAAATTGTTTAAAGTTGTTTAAGATTGTCGCCGAATCGACGCAACACTTAAACTTTTAAACAATTTAAACCTTTAAACGGAAAAAACGAAACTATACAATAGCTTTCACTACTGCTTTTGGCGCTTCTTTACGAGTACCGTCGAATCCATCAACACCTGAAACGGTGGTGTATTTCATCACATATTTTTTACCTGGATTGATAATTTGGTAAGCCGCTTGACACATTAACGTGGCTTCGTGGAATCCGCAAAGAATCAATTTTAATTTGCCTGGATAGGTGTTTACGTCACCAATGGCGAAAATCCCAGGAATGTTGGTTTGATAATCTAAAGCATTGTTTACTTTGATGGCGTTTTTTTCGATTTCTAATCCCCAATCGCCTATAGGTCCTAATTTTGGAGTCAATCCGAAAAGTGGAATAAAATAATCGGTAGCAATGGTTTGCTTAGCGCCTTTATCGTCTTCTACCACTACAGATTCGATATGCTCGGCACCATTTAAGCCCACTACTTCTCCTGGAGTTATCAATCTGATTTTTCCAGCAGATTTTAATTCTTGTACTTTCTCTACAGAATCTAATGCGCCACGGAATTCGTTACGACGGTGAATCAAAGTTACCTCTGATGCTACATTCGACAAGAAAATACTCCAGTCTAAAGCAGAATCTCCTCCTCCAGCAATCACCACTCTCTTGTCACGGAATTTTTCTGGATTCTTGATAAAGTACTTGATGCCTTTGTCTTCGTAAAACTCGATGTCTTCGATTAAAGGTTTTCTTGGTTCAAAACTTCCTAATCCTCCTGCAATAGCAATAACTGGAGCGTGGAATTTTTTTCCTTTGTTAGAGGTTACAATAAAGCTACCATCTTCTTGTTTTTCAATGGTTTCTGCACGTTCTCCAAGGGTGAATCCTGGCTCGAATTGCTTGATTTGTTCCATTAAATTATCCACCAAATCTCCAGCTAATACTTCTGGAAATCCTGGAATATCATAAATAGGTTTTTTAGGATACAATTCTGATAATTGTCCGCCTGGCTGTGGCAAGGCATCCAAAATATGACATTTTAATTTTAATAATCCTGCTTCGAAAACGGCGAAAAGCCCTGTTGGTCCTGCTCCTATTATTAATATATCTGTTTTAACCATTTTTTTTTATTTATACTTATTACTTCTTTTTTTTCTAAAACTGCTCAAATAAACGATTAATTCGTTTGAGGATTTGTGATAATTATCACTTGGGTATTTTTTTATTGTGATGAAGTACAGGTCTCGACCTGTCCCTACAGTATTATTTATTATTTTTTAACGCCTCGGTGATTTCGTTCATACGTTGTACTTTTTCTTCAAAATTTCCTTTCAACGTTTTGCGATATTCATTCAAATTTTCGACCATTTTATTCACATCTTCTGGAATGACCTCTTCAAAAAATTCACGCAATCGCTTGGCGGTTGTCGGTGATTTTCCGTTCGTTGAAATTGCGATTTTCACATTGCCTTTGGTCACAATTCCGCCTAAATAATAATCGCATAAATTGGGTGTATCGGCAATATTACAAAGCAAATAACGCTTTCTGGACAAATCATACACGCGCTTGTTTACCTTCAAATCATCTGTACAAGCTATTACTAAATTACGCTTGCGAAGCATCCAACGATTGAATTTCTTTGGTGTCAATTTTACTGAAGGATGTTTTTCGGCCAAAGCTTCCAACTCGGGAAGAAATCGCGGTGCGACCACTTCAACATTCGCATTTGGACTTGATTTCAACATAAAAGATAACTTTTCTAAACCCACATTTCCGCCACCTACAATCAATACATTTAATTGATGTAGTTTTAAAAACACGGGATATAATTCGTTTCTTTCCATTGTTTATTTTTTTAAGTCAGGTCTCGACTTGACGCTACGATAAATTCTTCGTAAAACCCTTTTAATTTATTGCTTTCTTTTACCACTTCGCCAATTACAATGATGGCTGGATTGCTCAAATTATGCGCTGCTACAACAGCTTCTATCGTATCAATAGTTCCTACTCCAATTCTTTCTTCTGGAGTCGTTCCGTTTTGAATGATGGCAATCGGCGTTTCACCTTTGCTTTCCTCTTGAAATAGCGCCACGATTTGAGCCAATTTACTCATTCCCATTAAAATAACCACCGTTGCCGTTGATTTCGCTGCTAACTGAACATCATTTGATAATTTTCTTGCCGATGTTGTACCAGTAATTACCCAAAAACTTTCAGATACACCACGTTTTGTCAACGAAATCCCCTGATAAGCAGGAACAGCAATTGATGATGAAATACCTGGAACGACAAAGGTAGGAATTCCAAAGCTTTCAGCGTGCTCAATTTCTTCACTTCCACGTCCAAAAATAAAGGGGTCACCTCCTTTTAATCGAACAACGTGACCGTAAGTCAAGGCATTATCAACGATTAACTGATTGATTTGCTCTTGCGAATAGGCGTGACTTCCTTTGCGTTTGCCTACAAATATCTTGATTGAAGATTTTGGCGCAAACTCCATTAACTCTTCGTTAGCCAAAGCATCATACAAAACGACATCGGCTTCAGCCAAAGCTTTTACCCCTTTTATAGTCAAAAGGTCTGGGTCACCTGGGCCTGCACCTACTAAAGTAACTTTAGGACCACTCCTACTCAATCCAATAGAACGAGAGGAGGAACTATTTCCTGTTATTTTATAGCTCATCTGATTCTTCTTTAATTTTTAGACAAATCCTCTGCTCTGTATGTTTCAATCGTTTCAAAAAACGCAATTGCTGTCGCAATGTATTCTTTGGCAAAAGTTTCAGATGGTTCGTTTTCTTTTATTTGATAGACCAATTCTTTAAAAGAAGTGGCTAATTGAATTTTATTCGTTTCCACAAAAACAGTATCAAACAAATCGATGATTCCTGCGTGATGATTTGTTTTTTGGTTTTCGGCCAATAACAAAGCTTTGGCTCCATTTACAAATCCAGCATAAGCCAAGTAAATCGCATCCGACCATTTTTTATCCTCGAAAGCTTCTTGTGCAAACGTCAATTTATCTTTGGCTTCGTATAATAAAGTCGCTACTAAATCAATCACAACACCAGCACATTCACCCACACCTACTGCTTTCACATAATTATCGGCGTTGCCCCAATCTACAAAATCAGCTTCGGTTAAATTGGTTACATCGGCCAAAGGTTTCAAAAATTCATAGAAATATTTCTCTCCTTTAGCATCATAATAATTCAAAAAGGACTGTCCGTTGGCATTGGCTTCAAAATCATTCAAAATCAATCGCAAGGCTTCTGGACCACGACGACTCGGGATTTTGATTACTTTATCAGAAAAACGTCCTTCGCCATTTCCTAAATTCCCTCCACCTAATAATACTTGTAAAGCTGGCGCTACTAATTTACCTGCATTGATAGACATTCCTTGAAAACCAATTTCAGCCATATTATGTTGGCCACAAGCGTTCATACAACCACTAATCTTAATTGTGATTTCGTTTGAATTGGCATAGTGTGGATATTCTGTCGCTAAAACTCTTTCTAATTCTACTGCAATTCCAGTACTACTCGCAATTCCTAAATTACAAGTATCTGTTCCAGGACAAGCGGTAATATCTGCAGTGCTATTATATCCTAAGGCAACAAAATCCAATTTGGCTAATTCTTGATAAAAGAAAGGCAGCGCTTCTTCTTTTATATGACGAATTAAAATATCTTGACGCAACGTAAAACGCAATTCGTTGGTTGCATAATTTTTGATTAAATCGGCCAATTGTCGGGCTTTATCAATATAAAAATCGCCAAGAGCGACTTTGATTCCGATAGCTACATAACCCGCTTGTTTTTGTGGAATAACATTGGCTTTTTTCCAAGCTTCGAAGGCAGCGACATCATCAATCACAACTTGTGGAGCATCCAATATTGGCGTTGGAATGGCTTTTTCAAAAGGAGCTGTATCAATTTCAACTACTTGATGCGAAAGGGCTTTTTTCTCTTCATCGACCAAACGCAAAAATTCCTCTTTCCCAATTTCTTTAACCAAAAACTTCATTCGCGCTTTCAATCGTTTGGCTCTTTCGCCGTGACGGTCAAAAATTCTCAATATTCCTTCTGTAGTTGGAATGATTTGATTGGCTGGTATGAATTCAGACAATAATTCGGCGTGACTAGGTTGTGACCCTAAACCACCTCCAAACAACACTTTAAATCCTTTTTGACCATTAACAATCTTTGGAATAAATCCTAAATCGTGCAAATAGCTCAAAGCAGTATCTTTATCAGAAGAAGAAAAAGACATTTTGAATTTACGTCCCATTTCTTGACACACTGGATTTCTCAAGAAAAATTCGAATAGTGCGTGTGCATATGGAGACACATCGAAAGGTTCGTCTGGGTCGATACCCGCAGTTTCGCTAGCGGTAATATTTCTAACCGTATTCCCACAAGCTTCTCTTAAGGTAACATCATCTTTCTCTAGCTCGGCCCAAAGTTGTGGCGTTCTGTCTAAACTCACATAGTGAATTTGGATATCCTGACGTGTAGTAATGTGCAAACGTCCCGTAGAATATTCTTCAGAAACTTTACAGATACGGTGCAATTGCTCACTCGTGACTTTACCAAAAGGCAATTTGATACGAATCATTTGCACGCCTTCTTGACGCTGACCGTATACCCCTCTTGCTAAACGAAGAGAACGAAAACGTTCGTCATCGATTTTTCCATCGCGGAATAAAGCAATTTTTCTTTCTAAATCGATAATATCCTTTTGGACAATCGGATTCTCTATTTCGGTTCTAAAACTTTCCATTTTTATTTTGGCTGTTAGCTATTGGCTTTTAGCTTTTAGCTGATTTGTATATCTGTTTCTATTGTTTGCCAAAGGCTATAAGCCAATAGCTAACAACTATTTTATAAATCCAACGCCTGCAGTGGTGTTGGTTGCAGCATCTATTAAGATAAAAGCTCCATTTGATTTGTTATCGTTGTAAGCATCAAAATAAATGGCTTTGCTCAATTTTATAGTTACTTCACCAATTTCGTTTATAGCTAATTGATTAGCTGGTGTCACTCCAGAATAATCGGTTGCGATTACGTTTTTCACACTGTCAATTTTGGCCAGGACTCTGTTCGTGTTGTGTTGTACAAAATACTTTGCTCCTGCCACTAATTTTTTACTATCCATCCAACAAACGGTTGTTGTGATGTCTTTTTCAATTCTAGGAAGCTCGCTTGATTTTACAATCATATCGCCTCTTGTTACGTTGATGTCATTTTCCAATTCGATTGTGATGGAAGAACCAACGCTCGCCTCATCAAATTGTTTGTCGAAAAAGTGAATATTCGTAATTGTAGATTCTGTCAAAGAAGGCAGTACCGTTACCGCATCGCCAACCTTAATATTGTTTCCGTATAATTTTCCAGCGTATCCTCTAAAATCGTGGTACTCTTCCGTTTTTGGACGAATTACGGTTTGTACTGGGAAACGCGCTTGTCCATTATCGTAAATGTCTTTGGGCTCTAAATTTTCCAAATGTTGCAAAATAGTCTGTCCTGTATACCAAGGCATTTTTCCCAAAGTTTCTACTACATTATCTCCTGTCAAAGCACTCAATGGAATGTAACTTACGTTTTGTTCTTTATAGGCACTTTTTGCATTTAAGGCTTGGAAATCAGCTTTGATTTTATTGAAAACTTCTTCCGAATAAT harbors:
- a CDS encoding HEPN domain-containing protein, with protein sequence MESFRTEIENPIVQKDIIDLERKIALFRDGKIDDERFRSLRLARGVYGQRQEGVQMIRIKLPFGKVTSEQLHRICKVSEEYSTGRLHITTRQDIQIHYVSLDRTPQLWAELEKDDVTLREACGNTVRNITASETAGIDPDEPFDVSPYAHALFEFFLRNPVCQEMGRKFKMSFSSSDKDTALSYLHDLGFIPKIVNGQKGFKVLFGGGLGSQPSHAELLSEFIPANQIIPTTEGILRIFDRHGERAKRLKARMKFLVKEIGKEEFLRLVDEEKKALSHQVVEIDTAPFEKAIPTPILDAPQVVIDDVAAFEAWKKANVIPQKQAGYVAIGIKVALGDFYIDKARQLADLIKNYATNELRFTLRQDILIRHIKEEALPFFYQELAKLDFVALGYNSTADITACPGTDTCNLGIASSTGIAVELERVLATEYPHYANSNEITIKISGCMNACGQHNMAEIGFQGMSINAGKLVAPALQVLLGGGNLGNGEGRFSDKVIKIPSRRGPEALRLILNDFEANANGQSFLNYYDAKGEKYFYEFLKPLADVTNLTEADFVDWGNADNYVKAVGVGECAGVVIDLVATLLYEAKDKLTFAQEAFEDKKWSDAIYLAYAGFVNGAKALLLAENQKTNHHAGIIDLFDTVFVETNKIQLATSFKELVYQIKENEPSETFAKEYIATAIAFFETIETYRAEDLSKN
- a CDS encoding sulfate adenylyltransferase subunit 1, which translates into the protein MEVLKIATAGSVDDGKSTLIGRLLYDTQSLTTDKIEAIEKSSKQKGYDYLDFSLATDGLVAEREQGITIDVAHIYFSTAKKSYIIADTPGHVEYTRNMVTGASTSQVSIILIDARKGVIEQTYRHFFINNLLRVKDVIVAINKMDLVDYSEEVFNKIKADFQALNAKSAYKEQNVSYIPLSALTGDNVVETLGKMPWYTGQTILQHLENLEPKDIYDNGQARFPVQTVIRPKTEEYHDFRGYAGKLYGNNIKVGDAVTVLPSLTESTITNIHFFDKQFDEASVGSSITIELENDINVTRGDMIVKSSELPRIEKDITTTVCWMDSKKLVAGAKYFVQHNTNRVLAKIDSVKNVIATDYSGVTPANQLAINEIGEVTIKLSKAIYFDAYNDNKSNGAFILIDAATNTTAGVGFIK